The proteins below are encoded in one region of Styela clava chromosome 4, kaStyClav1.hap1.2, whole genome shotgun sequence:
- the LOC120326713 gene encoding uncharacterized protein LOC120326713 isoform X2, whose translation MKSYIYVQILLIIIQTLLRMNLAQSRRCQYPLRPNDIQWKQLEGKTFYQTLNDGDAVSRDVACTKIYDITPVENGFKLILEKYLFRSLENPDVVRLHANKVKGGFYMLDKSIEPAMLYDIVEENGEINENAVLESRWYLRPHTRSPVPNAEDVLRIWRALYKNGINQPLFMSHCSDVLQFNTLE comes from the exons atgaaaagttacatttatgTTCAAATCCTTCTAATAATTATTCAAACTCTCCTTCGGATGAATTTAGCTCAAAGCAGAAGATGTCAATATCCACTAAGACCAAATGATATACAATGGAAACAG CTTGAAGGGAAAACTTTCTACCAAACTTTGAACGATGGGGATGCTGTATCCAGAGATGTTGCCTGTACAAAAATATATGACATAACTCCCGTGGAAAATGGATTCAAATTAATTCTTGAAAAGTATTTGTTTAG ATCGTTGGAAAATCCCGATGTGGTACGACTTCACGCAAATAAAGTAAAGGGAGGATTTTACATGCTTGATAAGAGCATAG aaCCAGCGATGCTGTATGATATCGTGGAAGAAAACggtgaaataaatgaaaatgctgTTCTGGAAA GTCGGTGGTACTTGCGACCCCACACTAGAAGTCCAGTTCCTAATGCAGAAGATGTTCTTCGTATCTGGAGAGCTTTATACAAGAATGGAATCAATCAACCACTTTTCATGTCACACTGTTCCGATGTGCTTCAGTTTAATACACTCGAGTAA
- the LOC120326713 gene encoding uncharacterized protein LOC120326713 isoform X1, translating to MKSYIYVQILLIIIQTLLRMNLAQSRRCQYPLRPNDIQWKQLEGKTFYQTLNDGDAVSRDVACTKIYDITPVENGFKLILEKYLFRSLENPDVVRLHANKVKGGFYMLDKSIEPAMLYDIVEENGEINENAVLENTVVMFGDLEFQLTDYENYFIVVRCSKEGRWYLRPHTRSPVPNAEDVLRIWRALYKNGINQPLFMSHCSDVLQFNTLE from the exons atgaaaagttacatttatgTTCAAATCCTTCTAATAATTATTCAAACTCTCCTTCGGATGAATTTAGCTCAAAGCAGAAGATGTCAATATCCACTAAGACCAAATGATATACAATGGAAACAG CTTGAAGGGAAAACTTTCTACCAAACTTTGAACGATGGGGATGCTGTATCCAGAGATGTTGCCTGTACAAAAATATATGACATAACTCCCGTGGAAAATGGATTCAAATTAATTCTTGAAAAGTATTTGTTTAG ATCGTTGGAAAATCCCGATGTGGTACGACTTCACGCAAATAAAGTAAAGGGAGGATTTTACATGCTTGATAAGAGCATAG aaCCAGCGATGCTGTATGATATCGTGGAAGAAAACggtgaaataaatgaaaatgctgTTCTGGAAA ATACCGTTGTGATGTTCGGCGATTTGGAATTTCAATTGACTGATTATGAGAATTACTTTATTGTCGTTCGATGTTCTAAGGAAG GTCGGTGGTACTTGCGACCCCACACTAGAAGTCCAGTTCCTAATGCAGAAGATGTTCTTCGTATCTGGAGAGCTTTATACAAGAATGGAATCAATCAACCACTTTTCATGTCACACTGTTCCGATGTGCTTCAGTTTAATACACTCGAGTAA